TATTTTGTAAAAACTTATAAAAAATATGAATATTTTAAAACGAACAAAAAATTGAATTCAAAAGACTTTAGTATATATTTTGCACTAGCTTTTTATGTAAGTAATCTTTCCAATTTATTGATTATATCAATGTTTAAATTTAAAGGACGAACGCCTTTAATAAATGAGCCTTTGTATATAGATGTAATAATGGCAGTATTTGTAGCACCAATATTGGAAGAAATTGTATTTCGTGGAGTTATAATGAATAATTTGAGAAAATATGGGATTAGAGCAGCAATAATTATTAATTCGCTTCTTTTTGGGCTATCTCATTATAACATAGAGATGATTATTCCAGCATTTTTAGCGGGAATCATCTTTTCTTATGTTGCGTGCAAATATTCAATAAAATATTCTATTTTAATACATTTTCTGTTAAATGCGATAACAAAAATATTACAAGTTATAATACTTTCAAAAATTGAAATATTCATGGTGGTATTTGGTTTGTTTTTGCTGTTTTTAATTATCTTTTTATTAATATTTTTTATAATTGGACTGGCAAAAGGAAGATATAAGGAGATATTTTTGGTTTTAAAATTAAATGTTGAAGATAGGAAGAAATTAGCTGAGTTTGTGAAAAAT
The nucleotide sequence above comes from Leptotrichia hongkongensis. Encoded proteins:
- a CDS encoding CPBP family intramembrane glutamic endopeptidase → MFKFKGRTPLINEPLYIDVIMAVFVAPILEEIVFRGVIMNNLRKYGIRAAIIINSLLFGLSHYNIEMIIPAFLAGIIFSYVACKYSIKYSILIHFLLNAITKILQVIILSKIEIFMVVFGLFLLFLIIFLLIFFIIGLAKGRYKEIFLVLKLNVEDRKKLAEFVKNNFLYLLIIFAIVVSNFFFNYRIF